A genome region from Micromonospora peucetia includes the following:
- the smc gene encoding chromosome segregation protein SMC, with the protein MHLKSLTVKGFKSFASATTLKLEPGITCVVGPNGSGKSNVVDAIAWVLGEQGAKALRGGKMEDVIFAGTAGRAPLGRAEVTLTIDNTDGALPIEYTEVSITRRMFRSGESEYEINGDTCRLLDIQELLSDSGIGREMHIIVGQGRLDGMLHAKPEDRRAFIEEAAGVLKHRKRKEKALRKLDAMQVNLNRLTDLTAELRRQLKPLGRQAEVARRAAAIQANLRDARLRLLADDLATLRATLDREIADETAVRERREQVEAEHTEVQARLGELEAALAEDAPLLAAAQDTWYKLSALSERFRSIEQLARERLRHLSAAGDDERPGRDPDQLEAEAERIREQEEELRAALTDDQIRLAEAVEHRQELERQLAAAERELVAAAKAIADRREGLARLTGQVNSARARTTSAGEEIERLATAHADALARAEQAQAELDAVAEQSTEADRDNADLDARHAEAVAAQERAQATVRSLTDAERAAEKDAATWKAREEALALGLRRKDGAGALLARADEVPGLLGSLAGLLTVAPGQETALAAALGGLADAVAVSGVDEAVEAMRLLKISDAGRAGLLVGSPAGPGMDAPVDALRPKLPDGARWAPDLVECSPQIRPAVHRALRDVVLVDDLAAAAELVAGNPELRAVTPDGDVVGAYVAAGGSAKAPSFIEVQAAVEEARSNRLAAEQTGAELREQLVDARAEVAAVKETVQHAAAAKREAESHRNAAARRLAELGAAARSAKAETDRLGESRARAEAARERDLLALTELAERLRLAEETPVDAEPSTEERDQLAAMVPQARQNEMEVRLAVRTAEERVSSIAGRADSLRRQATAERAARERAAARRAARTRGAGIARAVAGGAREALTRLATSIAAAEEHRDAVARERAAREAELQEVRGAAKRLAAELERLTSQVHRDEVARAEQRLRIEQLEAKAAEDFGLDVETLVAEYGPAQPVPPTQADVAAAERDGLPVPEPVRFERPVQEKRAAKAERELTLLGKVNPLALEEFAALEERYKFLSEQLEDLKATRRDLLTVVKDVDDRILEVFATAFEDTAREFQQVFTVLFPGGEGRLILTDPDDLLTTGVEVEARPPGKRIKRLSLLSGGERSLTAVAMLVAIFRARPSPFYIMDEVEAALDDVNLGRLIMLLAQLREKSQLIVITHQKRTMEVADALYGVTMRNGVTQVISQRLNRADTDDQRRGRGEENE; encoded by the coding sequence GTGCATCTCAAGAGCCTGACGGTGAAGGGATTCAAGTCCTTCGCCTCCGCGACGACACTGAAGCTGGAGCCGGGGATCACCTGCGTGGTCGGCCCGAACGGCTCCGGCAAGTCCAACGTCGTCGACGCCATCGCCTGGGTGCTCGGCGAGCAGGGCGCCAAGGCGCTGCGGGGCGGCAAGATGGAGGACGTCATCTTCGCCGGCACCGCCGGCCGGGCCCCGCTGGGCCGGGCCGAGGTGACCCTCACGATCGACAACACCGACGGCGCGTTGCCGATCGAGTACACCGAGGTGTCCATCACCCGCCGGATGTTTCGCTCCGGCGAGAGCGAGTACGAGATCAACGGCGACACCTGCCGGCTGCTCGACATCCAGGAACTGCTGTCCGATTCCGGCATCGGCCGGGAGATGCACATCATCGTCGGCCAGGGGCGGCTCGACGGGATGCTGCACGCCAAGCCGGAGGACCGGCGGGCGTTCATCGAGGAGGCGGCCGGCGTCCTCAAGCACCGCAAGCGCAAGGAGAAGGCGCTGCGGAAACTCGACGCGATGCAGGTCAACCTCAACCGGCTCACCGACCTCACGGCCGAGCTGCGCCGCCAGCTCAAGCCGCTGGGCCGACAGGCGGAGGTGGCCCGCCGGGCCGCCGCCATCCAGGCCAACCTGCGCGACGCCCGGCTGCGGCTGCTCGCCGACGACCTGGCCACCCTGCGCGCCACCCTGGACCGGGAGATCGCCGACGAGACCGCGGTGCGCGAACGGCGCGAGCAGGTCGAGGCCGAGCACACCGAGGTGCAGGCGCGGCTGGGCGAGCTGGAGGCGGCGCTCGCCGAGGACGCGCCGCTGCTGGCCGCCGCGCAGGACACCTGGTACAAGCTCTCCGCCCTCTCCGAGCGGTTCCGTTCCATCGAACAGCTTGCCCGGGAACGGCTGCGGCACCTCAGCGCCGCCGGAGACGACGAGCGCCCCGGCCGCGACCCCGACCAGTTGGAGGCCGAGGCCGAGCGGATCCGCGAGCAGGAGGAGGAGCTGCGCGCCGCGCTCACCGACGACCAGATCCGGCTGGCCGAGGCCGTCGAGCACCGCCAGGAGCTGGAACGGCAGCTCGCCGCCGCCGAACGCGAGCTGGTCGCCGCGGCCAAGGCGATCGCCGACCGGCGGGAGGGGCTGGCCCGGCTGACCGGCCAGGTCAACTCCGCCCGCGCCCGGACCACCAGCGCCGGCGAGGAGATCGAACGGCTCGCCACCGCGCACGCCGACGCGCTGGCCCGGGCCGAACAGGCGCAGGCCGAGCTCGACGCGGTCGCCGAACAGTCCACCGAGGCGGACCGGGACAACGCCGACCTCGACGCCCGGCACGCCGAGGCAGTCGCCGCCCAGGAACGGGCCCAGGCCACCGTGCGGTCGCTGACCGACGCGGAGCGGGCGGCGGAGAAGGACGCCGCCACCTGGAAGGCCCGGGAGGAGGCGCTCGCCCTCGGTCTGCGCCGCAAGGACGGCGCGGGCGCGCTGCTGGCCCGCGCCGACGAGGTCCCGGGCCTGCTGGGCAGCCTGGCCGGGCTGCTCACCGTCGCCCCCGGGCAGGAGACGGCGCTCGCCGCCGCGCTCGGCGGGCTCGCCGACGCGGTCGCCGTCAGCGGCGTCGACGAGGCCGTCGAGGCGATGCGGCTGCTGAAGATCTCCGACGCCGGCCGCGCCGGCCTGCTGGTGGGCAGCCCCGCGGGGCCAGGCATGGACGCCCCGGTCGACGCGCTGCGGCCGAAGCTGCCCGACGGCGCCCGTTGGGCGCCCGACCTGGTGGAGTGCTCCCCGCAGATCCGCCCGGCGGTGCACCGTGCGCTGCGCGACGTGGTGCTGGTCGACGACCTCGCCGCGGCGGCCGAGTTGGTCGCCGGCAACCCGGAGCTGCGCGCGGTCACCCCGGACGGGGACGTGGTCGGGGCGTACGTGGCGGCCGGCGGGTCGGCCAAGGCGCCCAGCTTCATCGAGGTGCAGGCCGCCGTCGAGGAGGCCCGGTCGAACCGGCTCGCCGCCGAGCAGACCGGCGCGGAGCTGCGCGAACAGCTCGTCGACGCCCGCGCCGAGGTGGCCGCCGTCAAGGAGACGGTGCAGCATGCCGCCGCCGCCAAACGGGAGGCGGAGAGCCACCGCAACGCCGCCGCCCGCCGGCTGGCCGAGCTGGGCGCGGCGGCCCGGTCGGCGAAGGCGGAGACCGACCGGCTCGGCGAGTCCCGGGCCCGCGCGGAGGCGGCCCGGGAGCGGGACCTGCTCGCACTGACGGAACTGGCGGAGCGGCTGCGGCTGGCCGAGGAGACCCCGGTCGACGCGGAACCCTCCACCGAGGAACGCGACCAGCTCGCCGCGATGGTGCCGCAGGCCCGGCAGAACGAGATGGAGGTCCGGCTCGCGGTGCGTACCGCCGAGGAGCGGGTCTCCTCGATCGCCGGCCGCGCGGACTCGCTGCGCCGGCAGGCCACCGCCGAGCGGGCCGCGCGGGAACGCGCGGCGGCGCGGCGGGCGGCGCGCACCCGGGGCGCGGGGATCGCCCGGGCCGTGGCGGGCGGCGCCCGGGAGGCCCTCACCCGGCTGGCCACCTCCATCGCGGCGGCCGAGGAACACCGCGACGCCGTGGCGCGCGAGCGGGCCGCCCGCGAGGCCGAACTCCAGGAGGTACGCGGCGCGGCCAAGCGGCTCGCCGCGGAACTGGAGCGGCTGACCAGTCAGGTGCACCGGGACGAGGTGGCGCGCGCCGAGCAGCGGCTGCGCATCGAACAGTTGGAGGCGAAGGCCGCCGAGGACTTCGGGCTGGACGTGGAGACCCTCGTCGCCGAGTACGGCCCGGCCCAGCCCGTTCCGCCCACCCAGGCCGACGTGGCGGCGGCCGAACGGGACGGCCTGCCGGTGCCCGAGCCCGTCCGCTTCGAGCGGCCCGTGCAGGAGAAGCGGGCCGCCAAGGCGGAACGGGAACTCACCCTGCTCGGCAAGGTCAACCCCCTGGCCCTGGAGGAGTTCGCCGCGCTGGAGGAGCGCTACAAGTTCCTCTCCGAGCAGTTGGAGGACCTCAAGGCCACCCGCCGCGACCTGCTGACCGTTGTCAAGGACGTCGACGACCGGATCCTGGAGGTCTTCGCCACCGCGTTCGAAGACACCGCCCGGGAGTTCCAGCAGGTCTTCACCGTGCTCTTCCCCGGTGGTGAGGGAAGGCTCATCCTCACCGACCCCGACGACCTGCTCACCACCGGCGTCGAGGTGGAGGCCCGGCCGCCGGGCAAGAGGATCAAGCGGCTGTCGCTGCTCTCCGGTGGCGAGCGTTCGCTGACCGCGGTGGCGATGCTGGTGGCCATCTTCCGGGCCCGGCCGAGCCCGTTCTACATCATGGACGAGGTGGAGGCGGCGCTCGACGACGTCAACCTGGGCCGGCTGATCATGCTGCTGGCCCAGTTGCGGGAGAAGAGCCAGCTCATCGTCATCACGCACCAGAAGCGGACGATGGAGGTCGCCGACGCCCTGTACGGCGTGACCATGCGCAACGGGGTGACCCAGGTGATCAGCCAGCGGCTCAACCGGGCCGACACAGACGACCAGCGGCGTGGCCGCGGCGAGGAGAACGAGTAG
- a CDS encoding CAP domain-containing protein, whose protein sequence is MYGWTDPNDPDGSPRRREQPLGGEPPAWRTDRPEPRSAYLFGDDPEQPADEWHRDQPTARWQPEPAETAGTWQQRSTDPTTGAWPVDDPTAPIDLAALRATPTGATPVTTEGRHRPRRRFPRPLLIGGAAAAATLVVSLGVGAVALTGDGPETDRAAGDDPVAAAPVLPGTGSTPADTPAPATPSAAPTTARPTPSATKTTRPTPKPSRTTAASRNSAERSTSPAGTSTKAPVSSGASSQAREVVNLVNAERAKAGCGALGIDDKLTTAAQRHSQDQADHRNMSHTGSDGSSAGARLDRVGYSWRTYGENVAWNQKTPASVMSAWMNSPGHRANILNCAFTEIGVGVASSNGPYWTQVFAAPR, encoded by the coding sequence GTGTACGGCTGGACCGACCCGAACGACCCAGACGGCTCCCCCCGGCGCCGCGAGCAGCCGCTGGGCGGGGAGCCGCCGGCCTGGCGCACCGACCGTCCGGAGCCGAGGTCGGCCTATCTGTTCGGGGACGACCCGGAGCAGCCCGCCGACGAGTGGCACCGCGACCAGCCGACCGCACGCTGGCAGCCCGAACCCGCCGAGACGGCCGGGACCTGGCAGCAGCGGTCCACCGACCCGACCACCGGTGCCTGGCCGGTCGACGACCCGACCGCCCCCATCGACCTCGCCGCGCTCCGGGCCACCCCGACCGGGGCGACGCCGGTCACCACCGAGGGCCGCCACCGCCCCCGCCGCCGGTTCCCCCGCCCCCTGTTGATCGGTGGCGCCGCCGCAGCCGCCACGCTGGTGGTGAGCCTCGGCGTCGGCGCGGTCGCGCTGACCGGCGACGGCCCGGAGACCGATCGGGCCGCCGGCGACGACCCGGTCGCCGCCGCCCCGGTGCTGCCGGGCACCGGGTCGACACCCGCCGACACGCCGGCCCCGGCCACCCCGAGCGCCGCGCCGACCACCGCCAGGCCCACCCCGTCGGCCACGAAGACCACCAGGCCGACGCCCAAGCCGTCGCGTACCACCGCGGCCTCGCGCAACAGTGCCGAGCGGAGCACGTCGCCGGCCGGCACCAGCACGAAGGCCCCGGTCAGCAGCGGGGCCAGCAGCCAGGCCCGCGAGGTGGTCAACCTGGTCAACGCCGAGCGCGCCAAGGCCGGCTGCGGCGCGCTGGGCATCGACGACAAGCTCACGACCGCCGCCCAGCGGCACAGCCAGGACCAGGCCGACCACCGGAACATGTCGCACACCGGCAGCGACGGCAGCAGCGCCGGGGCCCGGCTGGACCGGGTCGGCTACTCCTGGCGCACCTACGGCGAGAACGTCGCCTGGAACCAGAAGACGCCGGCCTCGGTGATGAGCGCCTGGATGAACAGCCCCGGCCACCGGGCCAACATCCTGAACTGCGCCTTCACCGAGATCGGCGTCGGTGTCGCCAGCAGCAACGGGCCGTACTGGACGCAGGTCTTCGCCGCGCCACGCTGA